TTTGGCATCCCCTACATCGAGGCCATGGCCAGCGGGACCCCGGTCGTCTGTTCGACGAACGATGGCGCCGAGTATGTGCTCGAGAACGGGCGGTATGGGGCGATCACGCCGGACGACGCGTTCGGCGACGCGATCGTTGGGCTGCTGAACGAGACGGCGCGGCGCGAGGCGATGGCGAAAGCCGGCCTGGCGCGGGCGGCCGTCTTTTCGTGGCACGCCGTCGCGCGCCAGCATCGTCAGGTATACGAAGACGCCATCCGCCTCCGGCGGAATGGGCATCGCACGAACGGATCCGTATGAACCCACAGTCACATAACAAACAGGCCAGGATCAACCAGCCCAGGATCAACCTGCCCAGGATCAACCTGATTTATATCGCCAGCATCGGCCGGAGCGGCTCGACGCTGCTCGAATCGATGCTCGGCGCCCATACGCGGATCCAGACGATGGGCGAATTGCACATCTGGCCGCATGAAATCGAGCAGGGCGGCGTCCGCCCGTGCAGCTGCGGCGAGTTCGTCGAGCAGTGCCCGTTCTGGTCCGAGATGCGCCGGCGGGTAGACCCGCTTGCCCAGCCTGAGCCCCGGCTCCATTTCTTCCGGGAGAAACACAACGGCGGCCGGACGCTCCGCCTTCCCAAACTGGCGGCGTTTAAACGGGGCTTCACGCCCACAGGCGAAAGCAAGCGTCAGATCGACACCTACGGACGAAACAACGCCGACATCTTCACCACGTTTGTGGCGCTGATGAAGGAGCAGCTCGGGGAGACGCCGGACTGGATCGTCGACGCCTCGAAGGACCCGTATCGCCTCGCCTGGCTGCATCACTCCGGCCTCTTCAACCTCAAGGTGATCCACCTCGTCAAGGACCCACGCGCGTTCATCTATTCGGTGACCAAGCACCTGTCCGATGCCGACGCCGGCTTTAACCTACACAAACGGCTGTATTATACCGGTCGGC
This DNA window, taken from Rhodothermales bacterium, encodes the following:
- a CDS encoding sulfotransferase; translation: MNPQSHNKQARINQPRINLPRINLIYIASIGRSGSTLLESMLGAHTRIQTMGELHIWPHEIEQGGVRPCSCGEFVEQCPFWSEMRRRVDPLAQPEPRLHFFREKHNGGRTLRLPKLAAFKRGFTPTGESKRQIDTYGRNNADIFTTFVALMKEQLGETPDWIVDASKDPYRLAWLHHSGLFNLKVIHLVKDPRAFIYSVTKHLSDADAGFNLHKRLYYTGRQSGAWITQNALFSRLAASFFDAGTYQLINYETLATDPEGTFQAVCDFLGTPYEADAVHNFREGSVHTIAGNPMRYENRGISLDEKWKTRLPASSRTLASLLTASTKARYGYR